The Ranitomeya imitator isolate aRanImi1 chromosome 3, aRanImi1.pri, whole genome shotgun sequence genome has a window encoding:
- the LOC138671645 gene encoding uncharacterized protein: MSTNTFSYNPEETTSILSHSIYPCDFLKTVPRETRGRDLEREVRHHINVELHCATLSEYLRVQRIPRGLRVPLRPTLFRDSPEYCTKFEQILNKCSLDLITLTIEHLQKEITASSERVKAIEIQLSSTGTPEELNLLKSEIKTKTEQHRRDIENRKRLKFARDTEDYEAKRVYRWQDNYSSSRPSARTGHRSSTDYSTSGSEQDRSSSIPSTSHFLGQRTQRGRKRGRGGARDFGRDTELTRMTRSQSRLY; encoded by the exons ATGTCCACCAATACCTTCTCCTACAATCCAGAGGAGACCACTAGTATCCTATCCCACTCTATATATCCCTGTGACTTCTTGAAAACCGTACCCCGTGAGACGAGGGGACGAGATCTGGAACGGGAAGTAAGACATCATATTAACGTTGAACTTCACTGCGCAACATTATCCGAGTACCTGCGGGTACAACGCATCCCGAGAGGCTTAAGGGTTCCACTACGTCCCACACTCTTCCGGGATTCCCCGGAATACTGCACTAAATTTGAACAGATTCTCAATAAGTGCTCCCTAGACCTAATCACCCTCACTATAGAACACCTACAAAAAGAGATTACGGCCAGCTCAGAACGGGTCAAAGCTATTGAGATCCAGCTCTCATCCACAGGTACCCCAGAGGAGCTGAACCTACTGAAATCCGAAATTAAGACGAAAACTGAACAACACCGCAGAGACATTGAGAACAGGAAACGACTGAAATTCGCCCGGGACACCGAGGACTACGAGGCAAAGAGggtatacagatggcaggacaactaTTCCTCCTCTCGCCCCAGCGCAAGAACTGGACATCGTTCTTCCACGGACTACTCCACCTCGGGTTCGGAGCAAGACAGGAGTTCCTCCATTCCCAGCACATCCCATTTTTTAGGTCAACGCACCCAACGAGGCCGGAAAAGAGGACGCGGCGGAGCCAGAGATTTCGGCAGAGACACGGAGCTTACACGAATGACAAGATCTCAG AGTCGCCTTTATTGA